GAATGACACATCAACATGGTCCAGATATTTTATTGGAAACAATACCTTCTATTCTAAGGGATCATCCCCATGCCAAGTTTTTCTTCATAGGTGATGGTAATATGAAACCGCATCTTGAATCCAGGGCTCACCAACTTGGCATAAACCATGCTGTTAGATTTACGGGTTGGATTTCAAATAGGCAAAGAGTTGAGGAGTTGTTAAAATCATCTGATGTTGTTTGTGATCCTAGCAGAAACCAACCGTTTGGGATGATAGTTTTGGAATCATGGGCTTGTAGAAAACCAATTATCGCTCCTCATGGAACAGGAAGTGGGGAATTGATATGGCATGATGTCACGGGATTGAGGATTTACAATGAGCCTAATTCAATAAAATGGGGAATAAATGCAATATTTTCAGATTTTGACAAAGCCAGATGGATGGGTGAGAATGGAAGGAGAGCAACAGAAGAGGCATTCACATGGGACAATATAGCAAAGATTATGATTGGTGTATATGAGGAGGCGATGAAGTGAAATGTTGGTTCTGTGAAAAGGAAGCAAGGGGTACATGCATTTTTTGTGGTAGGGGTGTTTACCATGAGCATGGGTATAAGGATACTATGACACACACAAAGTCCGACACTTCTACAGGTTTTGCAAGCTATTTTAAAGTGGAAAATGCATTGAAATGCATGGATTGCAAGCCAAAATGGGAAAATTGGGAGCAGGGCAAGATGATAATAAAGTGACAATTCTAAAAATTTATTAACTTTTAAAAAGAAAGTATAGTAGGATTTGTTAATGGTAATGGAAGAAGCATTGACATTTGATGATGTCCTTATAGTTCCCAAAAAATCTTCAG
This portion of the Candidatus Aenigmatarchaeota archaeon genome encodes:
- a CDS encoding DUF2180 family protein, with amino-acid sequence MKCWFCEKEARGTCIFCGRGVYHEHGYKDTMTHTKSDTSTGFASYFKVENALKCMDCKPKWENWEQGKMIIK